The following are from one region of the Halictus rubicundus isolate RS-2024b chromosome 15, iyHalRubi1_principal, whole genome shotgun sequence genome:
- the Corn gene encoding microtubule-binding protein cornetto isoform X2 has product MSVSPSTEQASLEMETPLEDNSLKVVSPVQNVARQDSGVPEDLASPLVDTSTLLNEEDPDGTMNSDCNITVIHVTDFEAHKAEQTTLSVDRKDYAAEGKDSKDGSDSGVEGCATEVPRVRSRNSLDYASSCGGLDEASCDSSLVSCCSVYEDPCATLPDDVRLTTGGEGTSEGGSESSSIAGSVSARANRTNTKRTVAASSVAKKKTTTAEAQKNARAKPIPLTNNYAAATTRSKPRTTMPRSILSKTQPVTRARSREKSTVKETTLESTPTSNRTSTTSFRSGSVSMTPRTRTRPIPDSLPSALTTEINKDLAQRGRGLGGSCRSRGGSSTRGARTPSSTPSEEVRKPLGTPRTPYSGRGDISRLSRPDKMTMSADNKALDTYATLPRRNRNKISIPKPSEKTDKVTRSRSGSRDASLSRQVDKKGIGKESSVHKSLPPYPRHKVAEKTRIYHETSVQTGLTGQDIENALSGVPTAVTGPEVVERLHEGCQTEGTWEDMQAMQGDLKRLTEETSSQKEENEKLKAEITEVKRLLEEEQADHAFARQELDRNAQRVLAMLGTPQSEHAEGSDSFLELECHLQSSGQVVASQQLEIADLQSLCRMLSRDLEKSLAAQKALLQQQQELEAESAEMQDFLQEEKASLAEALKEAETELAKKEEMLAKREMELERQTEECKHLVRISEQRRQENLSMSMKLNAVERRSRELLLTQGAAVSGAAVALSGLGTRLEGLVDQLITSYHISVKDLEDVIYHNEAYSRSNSSIESSPVSSKHSLKECTPSPKSGSFVSAVIGAIRNAATHPFATKNADKKSTLESAKQLYKELSMESSSDLLDFETEPCLMMESVLEDVPLPDTYSHNMVSSSDSLRRALSFPETVDESNLKKTRTNDECSSLTNLTQAILHRRKVENEEDDDCDSISESDTGTNDGPLASDYCPAVGLVDQVIDVDNLLTKLLKVLRIIQLDNDTCIQELKEEKSELETKLEVTVTELEEMRKIVDALHQSDEILSNSSDRRRSVMENCRLLIKEAGKEELKFHETAVANNTGPGEPRNCEDLNANAAAQLPS; this is encoded by the exons ATGAGCGTCAGCCCGAGCACCGAGCAAGCCAGCCTCGAGATGGAGACGCCTCTCGAGGACAATAGCCTGAAAGTAGTGTCCCCCGTGCAGAATGTGGCGCGGCAGGATTCAGGGGTCCCGGAGGACCTCGCGTCCCCATTGGTCGACACCAGCACGCTGCTGAACGAGGAAGACCCGGACGGAACGATGAACAGCGACTGCAACATCACCGTGATCCACGTGACGGATTTCGAGGCTCACAAGGCCGAGCAGACGACGCTGTCCGTCGACAGGAAGGATTACGCTGCCGAAGGAAAAGACAGCAAGGATGGCAGCGACAGCGGCGTCGAGGGCTGCGCCACCGAAGTGCCAAGG GTGCGAAGCAGAAACAGCCTAGACTACGCGAGCAGTTGCGGCGGCTTGGACGAGGCGTCCTGCGACTCTAGTTTAGTGAGCTGTTGCTCGGTCTACGAGGACCCCTGCGCCACCCTTCCTGACGACGTTAGGCTAACCACCGGGGGCGAGGGCACGAGCGAGGGTGGCAGCGAGAGCTCGTCGATCGCCGGCAGCGTCTCTGCCAGAGCGAACCGAACGAACACGAAGAGGACGGTGGCTGCGTCGAGCGTGGCCAAGAAGAAGACAACCACGGCGGAGGCTCAGAAAAACGCGAGGGCTAAACCGATCCCTCTGACCAACAACTATGCTGCCGCTACCACAAG GTCCAAACCGAGGACCACTATGCCAAGGAGCATCCTGAGCAAAACGCAACCGGTGACGAGAGCTAGGTCCAGGGAGAAATCAACGGTGAAAGAGACAACCTTGGAGAGTACACCAACAAGCAACAGAACCTCAACAACGTCGTTCCGTTCCGGATCAGTGTCTATGACTCCTCGTACGAGGACGCGACCAATCCCGGATTCACTGCCGTCGGCGTTGACCACGGAGATCAACAAGGACCTGGCTCAGCGAGGAAGAGGTCTTGGTGGTAGCTGCAGGTCCAGAGGCGGCTCCAGTACCAGAGGAGCCCGCACCCCAAGTTCCACACCGTCCGAGGAGGTCCGCAAACCTCTGGGCACCCCCAGAACACCTTACAGTGGCCGTGGAGACATATCCAGGCTCTCGAGGCCTGATAAAATGACAATGAGCGCGGACAACAAAGCGTTGGACACGTACGCTACCCTGCCCAGGAGGAACAGGAATAAGATTAGCATTCCCAAGCCCAGCGAGAAGACTGACAAGGTGACTAGAAGCAGATCGGGCAGCAGGGATGCTAGTCTGAGTAGACAGGTCGACAAGAAAGGTATCGGCAAGGAGTCCTCTGTTCACAAGAGTCTGCCGCCTTATCCGAGACACAAGGTAGCAGAGAAGACTCGTATTTATCACGAGACTAGCGTGCAAACTGGTCTAACTGGTCAGGATATAGAGAACGCTTTGTCGGGAGTTCCGACGGCGGTCACCGGACCGGAAGTGGTCGAGAGACTGCACGAGGGGTGTCAGACGGAGGGCACGTGGGAGGACATGCAGGCGATGCAAGGCGACCTGAAGAGGTTAACGGAAGAGACTAGCAGCCAGAAGGAGGAGAACGAGAAGCTCAAGGCTGAGATCACCGAGGTGAAACGACTGCTTGAAGAGGAGCAAGCGGATCATGCGTTCGCTAGGCAGGAACTTGATAGGAACGCGCAGAGAGTGCTCGCTATGCTTGGGACTCCTCAGTCGGAGCACGCAG AGGGTAGCGACAGTTTCCTGGAGCTGGAGTGCCATTTGCAGTCCTCCGGACAAGTGGTGGCCAGTCAGCAGTTGGAAATAGCAGATCTGCAGTCCTTGTGCCGCATGCTGAGCAGG GATTTGGAGAAGAGCCTGGCAGCTCAGAAGGCGTTGTTGCAGCAGCAACAGGAGCTGGAAGCAGAGTCAGCCGAGATGCAAGACTTCCTTCAAGAGGAGAAAGCTAGTCTGGCGGAGGCTCTGAAAGAGGCAGAGACAGAG CTCGCCAAGAAGGAAGAGATGCTAGCGAAACGCGAGATGGAATTGGAAAGGCAAACGGAAGAATGCAAGCACCTAGTTAGGATCAGCGAGCAACGACG ACAAGAAAATTTATCCATGAGCATGAAACTGAACGCTGTCGAACGACGAAGCAGGGAGCTGTTGCTCACGCAAGGAGCCGCAGTTTCCGGGGCTGCGGTCGCGCTTTCCGGTTTGGGAACTAGGTTAGAGGGATTGGTAGACCAGTTGATCACATCTTACCATATCTCAGTGAAGGACCTCGAG GACGTGATTTACCACAATGAAGCGTACAGCAGAAGCAACAGCAGCATCGAGTCCAGTCCTGTTAGCTCCAAGCATAGTCTGAAAGAGTGCACTCCTAGTCCAAAAAGCGGTTCCTTCGTCTCCGCTGTGATCGGGGCCATCCGGAACGCGGCGACCCATCCTTTCGCCACGAAAAATGCCGACAAGAAGTCCACGTTGGAGTCGGCTAAGCAATTGTACAAAG AATTAAGTATGGAGTCCTCGTCGGACCTGCTCGACTTCGAAACGGAGCCGTGTTTGATGATGGAGAGCGTGCTGGAGGATGTTCCTCTGCCCGACACCTATTCGCACAACATGGTCTCGAGTAGCGACTCTCTGCGCAGAGCTTTAAGCTTCCCGGAGACCGTCGACGAGAGCAATCTCAAAAAGACTCGCACCAATGACGAGTGCTCCAGCCTCACCAATCTCACGCAGGCCATTTTGCATCGTCGCAAg GTGGAGAACGAGGAGGACGATGATTGCGACTCGATCAGCGAATCCGACACCGGTACCAACGATGGTCCGCTTGCTTCGGATTACTGTCCCGCGGTTGGTCTAGTCGATCAAGTAATTGACGTGGACAATCTCCTGACGAAATTGTTGAAAGTGTTGCGAATCATTCAACTCGACAACGACACTTGCATCCAGGAGCTGAAAGAGGAGAA GTCCGAATTAGAAACGAAATTGGAGGTGACTGTCACCGAACTGGAGGAGATGCGTAAGATAGTGGACGCTCTGCACCAGTCCGATGAGATTCTGAGCAACTCGTCGGACAGGCGTCGCAGCGTGATGGAGAATTGTCGTCTCCTGATCAAAGAG GCGGGTAAGGAGGAATTAAAATTTCACGAGACCGCAGTCGCAAATAATACCGGTCCCGGGGAACCGAGAAACTGTGAAGATCTCAACGCTAACGCAGCGGCTCAACTTCCTTCCTAA
- the Corn gene encoding microtubule-binding protein cornetto isoform X1 yields MDAFLRVPPNVQDGTNEMSVSPSTEQASLEMETPLEDNSLKVVSPVQNVARQDSGVPEDLASPLVDTSTLLNEEDPDGTMNSDCNITVIHVTDFEAHKAEQTTLSVDRKDYAAEGKDSKDGSDSGVEGCATEVPRVRSRNSLDYASSCGGLDEASCDSSLVSCCSVYEDPCATLPDDVRLTTGGEGTSEGGSESSSIAGSVSARANRTNTKRTVAASSVAKKKTTTAEAQKNARAKPIPLTNNYAAATTRSKPRTTMPRSILSKTQPVTRARSREKSTVKETTLESTPTSNRTSTTSFRSGSVSMTPRTRTRPIPDSLPSALTTEINKDLAQRGRGLGGSCRSRGGSSTRGARTPSSTPSEEVRKPLGTPRTPYSGRGDISRLSRPDKMTMSADNKALDTYATLPRRNRNKISIPKPSEKTDKVTRSRSGSRDASLSRQVDKKGIGKESSVHKSLPPYPRHKVAEKTRIYHETSVQTGLTGQDIENALSGVPTAVTGPEVVERLHEGCQTEGTWEDMQAMQGDLKRLTEETSSQKEENEKLKAEITEVKRLLEEEQADHAFARQELDRNAQRVLAMLGTPQSEHAEGSDSFLELECHLQSSGQVVASQQLEIADLQSLCRMLSRDLEKSLAAQKALLQQQQELEAESAEMQDFLQEEKASLAEALKEAETELAKKEEMLAKREMELERQTEECKHLVRISEQRRQENLSMSMKLNAVERRSRELLLTQGAAVSGAAVALSGLGTRLEGLVDQLITSYHISVKDLEDVIYHNEAYSRSNSSIESSPVSSKHSLKECTPSPKSGSFVSAVIGAIRNAATHPFATKNADKKSTLESAKQLYKELSMESSSDLLDFETEPCLMMESVLEDVPLPDTYSHNMVSSSDSLRRALSFPETVDESNLKKTRTNDECSSLTNLTQAILHRRKVENEEDDDCDSISESDTGTNDGPLASDYCPAVGLVDQVIDVDNLLTKLLKVLRIIQLDNDTCIQELKEEKSELETKLEVTVTELEEMRKIVDALHQSDEILSNSSDRRRSVMENCRLLIKEAGKEELKFHETAVANNTGPGEPRNCEDLNANAAAQLPS; encoded by the exons GATGGCACCAACGAAATGAGCGTCAGCCCGAGCACCGAGCAAGCCAGCCTCGAGATGGAGACGCCTCTCGAGGACAATAGCCTGAAAGTAGTGTCCCCCGTGCAGAATGTGGCGCGGCAGGATTCAGGGGTCCCGGAGGACCTCGCGTCCCCATTGGTCGACACCAGCACGCTGCTGAACGAGGAAGACCCGGACGGAACGATGAACAGCGACTGCAACATCACCGTGATCCACGTGACGGATTTCGAGGCTCACAAGGCCGAGCAGACGACGCTGTCCGTCGACAGGAAGGATTACGCTGCCGAAGGAAAAGACAGCAAGGATGGCAGCGACAGCGGCGTCGAGGGCTGCGCCACCGAAGTGCCAAGG GTGCGAAGCAGAAACAGCCTAGACTACGCGAGCAGTTGCGGCGGCTTGGACGAGGCGTCCTGCGACTCTAGTTTAGTGAGCTGTTGCTCGGTCTACGAGGACCCCTGCGCCACCCTTCCTGACGACGTTAGGCTAACCACCGGGGGCGAGGGCACGAGCGAGGGTGGCAGCGAGAGCTCGTCGATCGCCGGCAGCGTCTCTGCCAGAGCGAACCGAACGAACACGAAGAGGACGGTGGCTGCGTCGAGCGTGGCCAAGAAGAAGACAACCACGGCGGAGGCTCAGAAAAACGCGAGGGCTAAACCGATCCCTCTGACCAACAACTATGCTGCCGCTACCACAAG GTCCAAACCGAGGACCACTATGCCAAGGAGCATCCTGAGCAAAACGCAACCGGTGACGAGAGCTAGGTCCAGGGAGAAATCAACGGTGAAAGAGACAACCTTGGAGAGTACACCAACAAGCAACAGAACCTCAACAACGTCGTTCCGTTCCGGATCAGTGTCTATGACTCCTCGTACGAGGACGCGACCAATCCCGGATTCACTGCCGTCGGCGTTGACCACGGAGATCAACAAGGACCTGGCTCAGCGAGGAAGAGGTCTTGGTGGTAGCTGCAGGTCCAGAGGCGGCTCCAGTACCAGAGGAGCCCGCACCCCAAGTTCCACACCGTCCGAGGAGGTCCGCAAACCTCTGGGCACCCCCAGAACACCTTACAGTGGCCGTGGAGACATATCCAGGCTCTCGAGGCCTGATAAAATGACAATGAGCGCGGACAACAAAGCGTTGGACACGTACGCTACCCTGCCCAGGAGGAACAGGAATAAGATTAGCATTCCCAAGCCCAGCGAGAAGACTGACAAGGTGACTAGAAGCAGATCGGGCAGCAGGGATGCTAGTCTGAGTAGACAGGTCGACAAGAAAGGTATCGGCAAGGAGTCCTCTGTTCACAAGAGTCTGCCGCCTTATCCGAGACACAAGGTAGCAGAGAAGACTCGTATTTATCACGAGACTAGCGTGCAAACTGGTCTAACTGGTCAGGATATAGAGAACGCTTTGTCGGGAGTTCCGACGGCGGTCACCGGACCGGAAGTGGTCGAGAGACTGCACGAGGGGTGTCAGACGGAGGGCACGTGGGAGGACATGCAGGCGATGCAAGGCGACCTGAAGAGGTTAACGGAAGAGACTAGCAGCCAGAAGGAGGAGAACGAGAAGCTCAAGGCTGAGATCACCGAGGTGAAACGACTGCTTGAAGAGGAGCAAGCGGATCATGCGTTCGCTAGGCAGGAACTTGATAGGAACGCGCAGAGAGTGCTCGCTATGCTTGGGACTCCTCAGTCGGAGCACGCAG AGGGTAGCGACAGTTTCCTGGAGCTGGAGTGCCATTTGCAGTCCTCCGGACAAGTGGTGGCCAGTCAGCAGTTGGAAATAGCAGATCTGCAGTCCTTGTGCCGCATGCTGAGCAGG GATTTGGAGAAGAGCCTGGCAGCTCAGAAGGCGTTGTTGCAGCAGCAACAGGAGCTGGAAGCAGAGTCAGCCGAGATGCAAGACTTCCTTCAAGAGGAGAAAGCTAGTCTGGCGGAGGCTCTGAAAGAGGCAGAGACAGAG CTCGCCAAGAAGGAAGAGATGCTAGCGAAACGCGAGATGGAATTGGAAAGGCAAACGGAAGAATGCAAGCACCTAGTTAGGATCAGCGAGCAACGACG ACAAGAAAATTTATCCATGAGCATGAAACTGAACGCTGTCGAACGACGAAGCAGGGAGCTGTTGCTCACGCAAGGAGCCGCAGTTTCCGGGGCTGCGGTCGCGCTTTCCGGTTTGGGAACTAGGTTAGAGGGATTGGTAGACCAGTTGATCACATCTTACCATATCTCAGTGAAGGACCTCGAG GACGTGATTTACCACAATGAAGCGTACAGCAGAAGCAACAGCAGCATCGAGTCCAGTCCTGTTAGCTCCAAGCATAGTCTGAAAGAGTGCACTCCTAGTCCAAAAAGCGGTTCCTTCGTCTCCGCTGTGATCGGGGCCATCCGGAACGCGGCGACCCATCCTTTCGCCACGAAAAATGCCGACAAGAAGTCCACGTTGGAGTCGGCTAAGCAATTGTACAAAG AATTAAGTATGGAGTCCTCGTCGGACCTGCTCGACTTCGAAACGGAGCCGTGTTTGATGATGGAGAGCGTGCTGGAGGATGTTCCTCTGCCCGACACCTATTCGCACAACATGGTCTCGAGTAGCGACTCTCTGCGCAGAGCTTTAAGCTTCCCGGAGACCGTCGACGAGAGCAATCTCAAAAAGACTCGCACCAATGACGAGTGCTCCAGCCTCACCAATCTCACGCAGGCCATTTTGCATCGTCGCAAg GTGGAGAACGAGGAGGACGATGATTGCGACTCGATCAGCGAATCCGACACCGGTACCAACGATGGTCCGCTTGCTTCGGATTACTGTCCCGCGGTTGGTCTAGTCGATCAAGTAATTGACGTGGACAATCTCCTGACGAAATTGTTGAAAGTGTTGCGAATCATTCAACTCGACAACGACACTTGCATCCAGGAGCTGAAAGAGGAGAA GTCCGAATTAGAAACGAAATTGGAGGTGACTGTCACCGAACTGGAGGAGATGCGTAAGATAGTGGACGCTCTGCACCAGTCCGATGAGATTCTGAGCAACTCGTCGGACAGGCGTCGCAGCGTGATGGAGAATTGTCGTCTCCTGATCAAAGAG GCGGGTAAGGAGGAATTAAAATTTCACGAGACCGCAGTCGCAAATAATACCGGTCCCGGGGAACCGAGAAACTGTGAAGATCTCAACGCTAACGCAGCGGCTCAACTTCCTTCCTAA